In Pirellulales bacterium, the sequence ATCTCGTCATTGATGGCCGTGCCCAGGAAAATAATACGGTCTTTCAGCAGACGACTGTAAATATCCATCGCCCGCTCTTCGCGGCCCGTTTTTTCGATGACGAAGGGAATCAAAGTCATTTCGCATCCTCCTCGTCGGTTAGCGCGGGCGGTTTGGTCAACACTTCGTCCACCAGGCCGTATTCTTTGGCTTCCGGGGCGGTGAGGTAACGGTCGCGGTCGGTATCTTTGGCGATGCGCTCGATCGGCTGGCCGGTATGATGGGCCAAAATGTGATTGAGCGCCTCGCGAGTTTTGAGGATTTCGTCGGCCTGAATTTCGATGTCCGAAACTTGTCCGCCGACTTGGCCGTAAGGTTGGTGGATCATCACTTTGGCGTGCGCCAAGGCGTAGCGCTTCCCTTTGCTGCCGCCGGCCAGCAACACAGCTCCACCACTGGCGGCCAGGCCCACGCAATAAGTGGCCACGGGGCAGGACAGAATTTGCATGGTGTCGTACACAGCCATGGTGGCGGTGACGCTGCCACCGGGCGAATTGATGTAAAAGTGGATGTCTTTGCGGCGATTTTCGCTCTGCAAATACAACAGCTTCATTACCACTTCGCTGGCGTTGCCGTCGAAAATTTCTCCCTGCAGCAGAATGATGCGGTTTTCCAACAGCAAATCGCCCAGCGTAAGCATTCGCTGCCGCTGATAATCGCGGTAGTTGAGCTTCGGGCTGACTGCGGAAAGAAATTGATCGGGAACAATCGGGCTAGATTCCATGCGTTCATCCTTGCTGGCAAAACTACGTCTGCGAACCGCACTCCCACCTGTTACTGTACGTCACGCAGGCCGCATTTTGGGCCGCGGAACGCTGGTCCGGGGGAATTCTATACACGCTCCTTCGGTTCGTGTAGAGGCTCCGCCTCGCCTGCCTGTTTGGCTTCGGGAATAGCTTCCTCGGTTTCCTCGCCGCCGGCCGCTTCATCGACGGCTTCCGTTTCCAACGATTCCGGCTTAAACGGCACATCCTTGAATTTAGCGTGCTTCAAAACCAAATCGATGGTTTTACGCTCGATAATTTGGTTGCGCAGAATATCCATCAGGCCGCGCTTTTCCAGTTGCGCCCGCACCCGGCGGACGCTTTCGCCGCTTTGGGCGGCAATCAACCGGATTTCGCTCTCGTAATCTTGCGGCTGGTCCTCGATTTTTTCCTCTTCCGCAATCCGCTCCAAAATGAAGTGCTCCTTCAAGGCCCGCGCGGTGGAAACCATGCTGTTTTGACGCAGCTCGTTTTCGTGAGCCCGAATTTGATCGTCGTTAAATCCGCTGCGGCGCAGCTCCAACACGGCCCGTTCCAGCTCGCGCCGTCCTTGCCGTTTGAGCAACTCCGGCGGCAGTTCCCAATTGGCGCTGGCTACCAAGGCCTGGGTAATTTGCTGCCGAGCCCGTTGCTGTTGGTGGTATTCCAACTGCCGCTGCAATTCGTCGCGCAAGGCGGTGCGCAAATCATCTTCCGATTTGAAATTGCCCAGCTCTTCCAGGAAGGCGGGGGTAAGCTCGGGCAGTTCCAGCTTTTTCACTTCCAAAACTTCAAAGGCGGCGGCAATGGTCTTGCCGCGCAGCGCCTCGTTCTGCACGTTGTCGGAAAGCTTCACTTTTCCGGTTTTGGTTTCGCCCGCCTTGGCGCCGGTCATCAGTTTGTCGAACTTTTCGACTTTTCCGTCGCGGAAACTGAGCGTCGGCCGGATGCACAGCGTTTGCTCTTCCGTCTTCGAAATCACGTTGTCGCCGTCTTGGAACGTGATGTTCACCACCACATAATCGCCCGGCTGGGCGGCGCCGCTATGCGGAATCAGCCGGCCGCGCTGGGTCAGCATGCGTTGCATTTGGGCGTCGACATCTTTGTCGGTGAAATCTCGCGTGGGCCGTTCAAGGCTCAAGCCTTTCCATTGCGGCAGGTCGAAATCGGGCCGCACTTCAATGTTGAATTCAAAAGTCATCGGCCCTTCATCGGGAACTTCGACGGCCGATAGATCAACGTCCGGCTCGCTAATGGCGGCCAGTTTTTGCTCGTCGCTTAGTTGCGACATGCTGTCCAGCAGCAAATTGCTTTTCACCTGGTCTTTCACTTCCTTGCGGAAGCGGTGCTCCACCAATTTCCGTGGAGCGCGCCCGGCGCGGAAACCAGGCACTTGCGCCTCCGGCATCAATTCGCCAAAGGCTTCGTCGAAATAACGCTCCACATCTTCGTGCGGAATTTTCACCGTCACGTGACGCTGGCACGCGCTGGGCGCGTCGATTTTTACTTCCAAATTCAGCCGCGGGCGCTCCGCAGCTTCGGCGTCTGGTGCGTCGGGGGTTTCGGTATCCGCCATGATAATGTGTGTGGGTGTGCGGTTTCGAGGTTCAACTTCCGAGCTGTTTCGGTTAAATAAAAAATAAAGAGCGGGCGATGAGATTCGAACTCACGACAACCACGTTGGCAACGTGGTGCTCTACCAACTGAGCTACGCCCGCATTTGCCGTTTTGGGAATTGCGCTGCGAAATGACTCTGGCGCCCCCAGCTAGCATGTGCCGAATGGCACAAAACCACGGGATTATAGGTCCCGCCGGAGTCGTGGCAAGGGCAATCGGCACGCGCTGTTAAATTAGGGCGGCAAGGGCATTTCCGTCAAGCCCCCAGCAGCCGGAAATGACAAAGCCCCGTCGGCATTCCAATCCACTCTCTCGCCCCTTCTCCTCAATCCAGATCCCCGTTCCTCACAACGTTGCAGCAGGCAAATCCGCACCATATAGTAGACTTCCAGAGCGGATCGAAGAGACCCGCCCATCGAATCAAGGGTTCTCAACTCCCCTGCAAACCGTACCAAGCCGTTGCTATCACGGCAGTCGTCGCACGAGGGTGCCCATGCAAGCAAAACTTGTGGTGCTCCAGCCTGAGACCCAGCCCAACGAATACGACGTAACTTTACCCGTCACCATTGGCCGGGGGCGCGAAGCCAAGCTGAAGTTAGTGCATGCTCTGGTGAGTCGCCTGCATTGCGAATTGTTCGTCGATCATGGCCAGATGATGGTCCGTGACTTGAGTTCGCTCAACGGCACCTCCGTAGGCGGTCGCCGTGTCGAAACGGCGCCGCTAATGTCCGGCGACCTGCTGACTGTCGGCTCGGTCATTCTCCGCGTGATGTACGGAGACGAAATGGCGGCGGAGATGCTTTCGGCAACACCCTTCCGGCAGGGCAATGTGATGGTGGCGGCCGTCGACACCATTTCGCTGGAAGATACTTGTCGGGCTGCGCATCTTCCGGACGAAGACGACGACTTCAGCGAGTTGTACGACGAAGGGGACGATTATTAGTAAGTCTTCGCTCCACGGCATTTCACATTTCAACGGACGGTCGTGCTGCTCTTCAAAAAAAAATTTCTGGACGCCATTCGCCAAGGACGGAAAACGCAAACCGTCCGCTTGTGGAAGTGGCGCAAAATGAAGCCCGGCCAACGCAGCTACATTCCCGGGGCCGGCTACGTCCAAATTGCGGCGGTCGATGAAGTCGCTTTAGCGGTGCTGACCGATGAAGATGCCCGCTTGGACGGCTTCGATTCCGCCGCCGCCCTGCGGCACGAAATTGAGCAGCTGTATCCGCAACAACTAGCCGCCGGCCACCGCGCCTTCCGCATCCGCTTCACCCTGCTGCCGCCAGAAGTGCAACGGCAAATGCGAGAGGAGAAACAACAAAAGAAACGGATACAAAAAATACCACAGGGATAATCCGATGTGCTACTCAATTTTTGCAAACGATTTGAAATCCATCAAAAATGCCATCCCAATGTTCGTCCCCATACGTATAAATCTCGAGTATGTTGGGGACCCCATTTTTACAAAATAGCATTGCCCCTAACCCGCTCGGTACGCTGGGCAGGTAAATAGATGTATCTAACATCATCTTCTGCTCGCCCAATTCCATACCAGAGTGAAGACTCCGCAACTTTGTATAGCTCCCAACACCGGTGAACTCGCGGCTAAGGACCCGAAGGTGGTCAATAAATGGACGAAGCGAGCAATGCTTCTCGCAAAGATGCAGCAAGATGGCTAGCTCAAACTCATTGAGATCGCACTGTCCTGGTTGCATCAGTATGATGTCGCCCTTTGAGATTCGGAAAGATTGAACTGCAAATATCTATTCAGTTACTATTTGCTTCGCCGCTTGTTACTTTGTCCACTCACCAGCGGAAATTTTTCTGGATTGCTGAGCGATTCTACGGCCAAATCGATGTCGAGTTCCGGCCAATAAAGATGGTGCAGACTGGGAAGTTGCACGTTGGTTAGTTGCCCGATCGAAACGTCACGGAACCAGGGAAATTGATCAAACGCAACAAAATGTTCTTTTTCTTGCAGCAGTAGCCAGAATCCATGCTTGGAAACATTGGTGACTTCAACCGCCGAAATGTTTTTTCCAAGCTTTTTGGATTTCATGTTTGTGTTCCTTGATCAATTTCAAGGCGGCTTTTTGTTGTCGTGCGGTCAGCCCAAAATTTTAGGCCAATTCGATGCGCGGCTCCAACCAAAATTTAGCTTCTCCATCGGGATGCTGAACGTGCACATGGATTCGCCGCTCTTCACGAGAAAAAAAGTATAAGCGGTACGCGCCATACCGCAAAATTGTCGGACTCATACCCATTTCTTATTTAGAGGCTTAACCCGCGCGTGCGGAATATTCGGACTATCTGGATTTACGGTAATCGCTTGCCGGCTGGGTGAGACAACCAAATCCATATCTTCCATTGGGACGGCGCCAAGCAAGACTTCATCGCCGAGGACCAGCGCCCCGACAAAACAAGTGCGATTTTCAAACGCCACCCGTACCGGGCCAACATACGGCACTTTTTCTTTGCGACCGTCGGCAAAACCAACTTCTCGTTCAGACTCCGTATCCAGCGACAGTTGCACCGCCACATGCCGAGGGAT encodes:
- a CDS encoding clan AA aspartic protease, encoding MGHIFADIQLSNPRQPQLKPVQAKALADTGALMLCIPRHVAVQLSLDTESEREVGFADGRKEKVPYVGPVRVAFENRTCFVGALVLGDEVLLGAVPMEDMDLVVSPSRQAITVNPDSPNIPHARVKPLNKKWV
- a CDS encoding ASCH domain-containing protein — translated: MLLFKKKFLDAIRQGRKTQTVRLWKWRKMKPGQRSYIPGAGYVQIAAVDEVALAVLTDEDARLDGFDSAAALRHEIEQLYPQQLAAGHRAFRIRFTLLPPEVQRQMREEKQQKKRIQKIPQG
- the tig gene encoding trigger factor, giving the protein MADTETPDAPDAEAAERPRLNLEVKIDAPSACQRHVTVKIPHEDVERYFDEAFGELMPEAQVPGFRAGRAPRKLVEHRFRKEVKDQVKSNLLLDSMSQLSDEQKLAAISEPDVDLSAVEVPDEGPMTFEFNIEVRPDFDLPQWKGLSLERPTRDFTDKDVDAQMQRMLTQRGRLIPHSGAAQPGDYVVVNITFQDGDNVISKTEEQTLCIRPTLSFRDGKVEKFDKLMTGAKAGETKTGKVKLSDNVQNEALRGKTIAAAFEVLEVKKLELPELTPAFLEELGNFKSEDDLRTALRDELQRQLEYHQQQRARQQITQALVASANWELPPELLKRQGRRELERAVLELRRSGFNDDQIRAHENELRQNSMVSTARALKEHFILERIAEEEKIEDQPQDYESEIRLIAAQSGESVRRVRAQLEKRGLMDILRNQIIERKTIDLVLKHAKFKDVPFKPESLETEAVDEAAGGEETEEAIPEAKQAGEAEPLHEPKERV
- a CDS encoding DUF2442 domain-containing protein, with translation MKSKKLGKNISAVEVTNVSKHGFWLLLQEKEHFVAFDQFPWFRDVSIGQLTNVQLPSLHHLYWPELDIDLAVESLSNPEKFPLVSGQSNKRRSK
- a CDS encoding FHA domain-containing protein, which codes for MQAKLVVLQPETQPNEYDVTLPVTIGRGREAKLKLVHALVSRLHCELFVDHGQMMVRDLSSLNGTSVGGRRVETAPLMSGDLLTVGSVILRVMYGDEMAAEMLSATPFRQGNVMVAAVDTISLEDTCRAAHLPDEDDDFSELYDEGDDY
- a CDS encoding ATP-dependent Clp protease proteolytic subunit, whose product is MESSPIVPDQFLSAVSPKLNYRDYQRQRMLTLGDLLLENRIILLQGEIFDGNASEVVMKLLYLQSENRRKDIHFYINSPGGSVTATMAVYDTMQILSCPVATYCVGLAASGGAVLLAGGSKGKRYALAHAKVMIHQPYGQVGGQVSDIEIQADEILKTREALNHILAHHTGQPIERIAKDTDRDRYLTAPEAKEYGLVDEVLTKPPALTDEEDAK